From Laspinema palackyanum D2c, the proteins below share one genomic window:
- a CDS encoding photosystem II high light acclimation radical SAM protein — protein sequence MENRILYVRLPCNPIFPIGVVYLADFVHKLFPEVEQQIFDMGTVPPLDFAQSLDACVDRFQPTLLVFSWRDIQIYAPVGGRGGNPLQNAFEFYYARNPLIKLRGALGGLRITTAYYGELWRNLGLVKRGLKRAQTYHPEARAIVGGGAVSVFYEQLGRSLPQGTIISVGEGEVLLEKYLRGQDFRDERCYVVGETTPRDRLIHEKPTEIEKTACDYDYIERLWPEFQYYLQDQDFYIGVQTKRGCPHNCCYCVYTVIEGKQVRINPADEVVAEMRQLYDRGIRNFWFTDAQFIPARRYINDAIELLQKISEAGMEDIHWAAYIRADNLNPELCDLMVKTGMNYFEIGITSGSQELVRKMRMGYNLRVVLQNCRDLKAAGFNDLVSVNYSFNVIDETYETIRQTLAYHRELERIFGEDKVEPAIFFIGLQPHTHLEEYAFKENILKPGYDPMSLMPWTARKLLWNPEPLGSFFGEVCLEAWQRNPNDFGREVMRILEERLGCAELESALSAPILQEQQPRAKVSAN from the coding sequence AACAGCAGATTTTTGATATGGGAACAGTCCCCCCTCTGGACTTTGCCCAGTCCCTCGATGCCTGTGTCGATCGCTTTCAACCCACTTTACTGGTCTTCTCCTGGCGGGATATTCAAATTTACGCCCCCGTCGGGGGACGCGGAGGCAATCCCCTACAAAATGCTTTTGAGTTTTACTATGCTCGCAATCCCTTGATTAAACTCCGGGGGGCCCTAGGGGGACTGCGAATCACCACAGCCTATTATGGCGAACTCTGGCGCAATCTGGGATTAGTCAAGCGGGGACTGAAACGCGCTCAAACCTATCACCCCGAAGCGAGGGCGATTGTGGGGGGAGGTGCCGTAAGCGTGTTCTATGAACAACTCGGGCGCAGTTTACCCCAGGGGACGATTATCTCCGTGGGGGAAGGGGAGGTGCTCCTGGAAAAATATCTGCGGGGTCAGGATTTTCGGGATGAGCGTTGTTATGTTGTGGGGGAAACGACTCCGCGCGATCGCCTGATCCATGAAAAACCCACAGAAATTGAAAAAACCGCTTGCGACTACGACTACATAGAACGGTTATGGCCTGAGTTTCAATATTATTTGCAAGACCAAGATTTTTATATCGGCGTCCAAACTAAACGCGGTTGTCCCCATAACTGTTGTTACTGTGTTTATACAGTTATTGAAGGGAAGCAGGTCCGGATTAATCCAGCCGATGAAGTGGTCGCCGAAATGCGACAACTGTACGATCGCGGCATCCGCAATTTTTGGTTTACCGATGCTCAATTTATTCCGGCGCGGCGCTATATTAATGATGCGATCGAGTTACTCCAGAAAATTTCCGAGGCCGGAATGGAAGATATCCATTGGGCCGCTTATATCCGCGCTGACAATTTGAACCCGGAATTGTGCGATTTGATGGTCAAAACCGGGATGAATTATTTTGAAATTGGGATTACCAGCGGTTCCCAAGAACTGGTCCGGAAGATGCGGATGGGTTACAACCTGCGAGTGGTTCTGCAAAATTGTCGCGACTTGAAGGCAGCGGGTTTTAATGATTTGGTATCGGTGAATTATTCGTTTAATGTCATTGATGAGACTTATGAAACGATTCGTCAGACCCTGGCCTATCATCGCGAACTAGAACGAATTTTTGGGGAAGATAAGGTGGAACCGGCGATCTTTTTTATCGGGTTACAACCCCATACCCATTTAGAAGAGTATGCGTTTAAGGAAAATATTCTCAAACCCGGTTATGACCCGATGAGCTTGATGCCTTGGACTGCCCGGAAGTTACTCTGGAATCCGGAACCTCTGGGATCGTTCTTCGGTGAGGTTTGTCTGGAGGCATGGCAGCGCAATCCCAATGATTTTGGACGGGAAGTGATGCGAATTTTAGAAGAACGGTTAGGCTGTGCGGAGCTAGAATCGGCGTTATCCGCTCCGATTCTACAGGAACAACAGCCCCGGGCTAAGGTTTCTGCCAATTGA